The Alkalihalobacillus sp. TS-13 genomic interval ATCCAGATATTCAAATTTGATTTCGGAGACTTTAGATACAATCACTGGGACGAAGCTCGCAGTAAAATTCATCATTCCCCAGAACCAGACACAAGAAGAGCTTGATCTTGACCAGGCTGCGAAGAAGAAAGCGAAGGTTGAAGTAGAAGCCTCAGACGAGAATATAACGCAAAGCATGTTGAATCCAAAATATACGTTTGATACGTTTGTCATCGGTTCTGGTAACCGATTTGCCCATGCTGCATCACTTGCCGTGGCCGAAGCTCCGGCAAAAGCATATAATCCCTTATTCATTTATGGGGGGGTTGGACTTGGTAAAACCCACTTGATGCATGCGATCGGTCATTATGTCATTGATCATAAACCAAGTGCGAAAGTAGTCTACCTTTCTTCTGAAAAGTTTACGAACGAATTCATCAATTCCATCCGTGACAATAAGACTGTCGATTTTCGTAATAAGTTCCGGAATGTTGACGTTTTATTAATTGATGATATTCAATTCTTGGCCGGAAAAGAACAGACTCAGGAGGAATTTTTCCATACATTCAATGCTTTGCATGAAGAAAGCAAACAAATTGTCATCTCAAGTGATCGACCACCTAAGGAAATCCCGACACTTGAAGATCGGTTACGTTCACGTTTTGAATGGGGCTTGATCACAGACATCACACCGCCAGATCTTGAAACACGTATCGCCATCCTTCGTAAAAAAGCCAAAGCTGAAGGTCTTGATATTCCGAACGAAGTGATGCTTTATATCGCAAATCAGATCGATACCAACATTCGTGAACTTGAAGGTGCACTGATCCGTGTGGTCGCGTATTCATCTCTCATCAACCAGGATATGAATGCAGATCTTGCCGCAGAAGCTTTGAAAGATATCATTCCATCGTCAAAACCACGAACATTGACGATACATGATATTCAAGAAATGGTCGGAGAACAATTCAATGTACGATTAGAGGATTTTAAAGCAAAGAAACGAACGAAATCCGTTGCGTTCCCTCGACAAATTGCGATGTATCTCTCAAGAGAAATGACGGATTTTTCTTTACCGAAAATTGGAGAGGAATTTGGTGGACGTGACCATACAACAGTGATTCATGCCCATGAAAAAATATCTAAATTATTAGCAACCGATCAGCATTTTCAAAACAAAATCAAAGAAATTCGAGACTTGTTGAAAAACTAACAGCTGTGAACGAATGTGCATAACTAGAATCATTAACGTGTTTTTATCAACATTCTATCCACATGTGGACAACCTTTGTAAAAACGACACCTTTCGACTTATCCACAAACTCACAGCGCCTACTATTATTACTACTATTTTTTTATTTATTATTAAAGAATAATATGTCCCTGATTTTAATAGATTCTAATTAATTTGCAGGAAACAATTTTTTGCAGGTTAGGATATAGAACTTTTCAGCAAGTAATGAGGAAACGCTGAAGAAACGTTGGAAACCAAGTTTAACACTGGCTTGGCTTTGCTAAGTTTTCTTTATCAGGAACTGAGGAGGAAATGAATTCATGAAATTCGTAATGAACCGAGATCAGCTTGTCGATAGTGTGCAAGATGTGATGAAAGCTGTTTCTACTCGTACAACCATTCCAATTCTGACTGGGATTAAAATTGAAGCCCATGAAGATGGAGTGACGCTGACAGGTAGTGACTCTGATATCTCGATTGAACGATTCATACCTGCAGAAGAAGATGGTTATGAACATGTGGAAGTTGAAAAGCCAGGGAGCATTGTCTTACAAGCACGCTTTTTCTCAGAAATCGTAAAAAAATTACCAGATTCAAAGATTGAACTTGAGGTATCTGAACGCTTTGCAACCAGGATCCGGTCAGGTTCTTCGGAATTCAATCTGAATGGATTGGATCCACAGGAATATCCGAGATTGCCTGAAGTACAGGAAAATAATAAATTCAGTGTTCAAGCGGACCTGCTGAAAACATTGATCCGCCAAACCGTGTTTGCAGTGTCCACCTCAGAAACACGCCCGATATTGACAGGTGTAAACTGGCATATCGAAAACGGTGAATTGAACTGTGTTGCAACAGATAGTCATCGGCTGGCATCTAGAGTCGCAACTGTAGAAGCAACGTCAGAAGAATTAGAGTTTTCAAATGTCGTCATTCCAGGAAAGAGTTTGACGGAGTTATCCAAAATTCTTGATGATTCAAGTGAATTGATCGATATCGTCCTTACAGAAAGCCAAGTATTATTTAAAGCGAAGAACATATTATTCTTCTCAAGATTATTGGATGGAAATTACCCGGATACATCAAAATTGATTCCAAATGAAAGTAAAACGGAAATGGTGATTTCATCAAAAGAATTTTTACAAGCCATTGATCGTGCTTCCTTACTTGCAAAAGAGGGAAGAAACAACGTTGTCAAACTTTCGACGTTAGACGACGGCGAGATTGAAATTTCCTCAAACTCTCCTGAAATCGGAAGAGTATTCGAACATGTGTCAACAGAATCCTTCGAAGGAGATGAATTGAAAATCTCCTTTAGTGCAAAATATATGATGGATGCTTTGAAAGCAATGGATTGTTCTGAAGTGCATATCCAGTTTACAGGAGCAATGAGACCTTTCGTACTTACACCTCTCGAGGAGAAAACAATTAAGCAACTGATTTTACCTGTACGAACCTATTGATAGATGAAGAATAGCTGACCTTTGGTGTTAACGGAGTAAGTAGATTGAAGAGCTACTAGTGACAATAATAAGTGTCCTAGTAGCTTTTCTTGCACATGATAGAAGGACAAGATCGGAGGCAGATGAGATGGAAATCAAAATCAATACAGAATTCATTACCCTTGGCCAATTATTGAAGCAAGCGGATGTGATTCAATCTGGCGGCATGGTAAAATGGTATTTGGCAGAACATGACGTTTTTGTAAACGATGAACCTGAACAGCGCAGAGGACGGAAGCTGTATGAAGGGGACACCGTTTCAATACCGGATACTGGAACATTTGTGGTAACACGTTGAATGGGGGTTTCCCTTTGCATTTAAAAGAGCTGCAGCTGAAAAATTATCGGAACTATGAAAGTGAAGAAGTCAGTTTTCAAGATAATGTGAACGTCTTTATTGGCGAAAATGCCCAGGGTAAGACGAATATTATGGAAGCGATCTACGTTTTGGGGTTCGCGAAATCCCATAGGACACCGAGAGATAAAGAATTGATACGCTGGGACTGTGAATATGGTAAAATAGAAGGTAGGGTCCAAAAAAGGAACGGTCCGCTATCTTTACAGATTGTCATAAGTCAAAAAGGTAAAAAAGCGAAATATAACCATATCGAACAACGGAGACTGACGGACTATATCGGCTCATTGAACATCGTCATGTTTGCACCTGAGGATTTAAACTTGGTAAAAGGGAGCCCTCAGGTGCGACGTCGTTTTATTGATATGGAAATCGGCCAGATCAGTCCAGTCTATCTGCATCATTTAAGTCAATATCAGAAGATTCTCCAACAAAGGAATCATCTATTGCGTGATTTAGCTCGACGCCGAAAAAACGAACAGGAAGTGATGCTTGATATTTTGACAGAGCAACTTGTCGAACATGCTGCGAAAATCGTTTCCAAGCGCTATGAATTCCTGGAAATGCTGCAAGAATGGGCGTCACCGATCCATTCAGGGATCACTAAAGGTAATGAATCACTTGAAATAGAATACAAATCCTCGGTACAGGTATCAGAATCGACGGATATGACGAAAATGATAGAAGAGTATAATCAGAAATTTACTAAAATAAAAGAGAAAGAGATCGATCGCGGTACGACGATGGCTGGTCCTCATCGTGATGACCTCCTGCTGTATGTTAATGGGAAGGATGTTCAGACATATGGTTCCCAGGGGCAGCAGCGAACAACGGCTCTCTCTTTGAAACTAGCTGAAATAGAACTGATCAAATCTGAAGTTGGTGAATACCCTCTTTTGTTATTGGATGATGTATTATCAGAACTTGATGACAGTCGGCAATCCCATTTATTGAACACGATTCAAGGAAAAGTACAAACCTTCGTCACGACTACAAGCGTGGATGGAATTGAACACGAAACACTGAATGATGCAAGTCTTTTCAATGTCGAACATGGGACAGCGACGTTAATAAAGTGAGGTGAACAATCCTGTTTATACATCTGGGAGAGAATGTCGTCGTACAAGCCAGGGATGTTGTTGCAATTTTCGATTATGAGATTGCGAAAGGATCTGAAGAAACGAAAGAATTTCTAGATCACCATAAAAGCGGTGATACGTTGGAAGTCATCAATCCTGAATTGATCAAATCCATTGTTTTAACGACAGAAGAAGTGTTCTTATCACCATTATCGTCTGTAACTCTAAAAAGAAGAGCAAGAATCAATCAGAACTTCGAAAAATTATTGAATGGTTAAAAACCGGAGAACTCATATAGATTATTTTGTTTATGGATGTTCGAAAAAAGAAGCAGGTGAAAAATAATGAGTATTGACCAAGGTACAGAAAAACAAACATATGATGAGAGTCAGATACAGGTACTCGAAGGACTAGAGGCTGTCCGTAAGCGTCCTGGTATGTATATTGGCTCTACAAGCAAACGAGGATTGCATCATCTCGTCTGGGAAATTGTCGATAACAGCATCGATGAAGCATTAGCTGGATACTGTACAGAGATCCGTGTAACGGTTGAAAAAGATAACAGCATCACTGTTCAGGACAATGGACGTGGAATTCCTGTAGGAACTCATGAAAAAACAGGACGCCCCGCTGTAGAAGTAATCATGACAGTTCTGCATGCCGGTGGTAAATTCGGCGGCGGTGGTTATAAGGTTTCCGGAGGACTGCACGGTGTAGGTGCATCAGTCGTAAACGCACTGTCCACTGAGCTTGAGGTCAAAGTACATCGTGATGGGAAGGTCCATTACCTACAGTTCCACCGTGGTATCCCTGCAGCAGACCTGAAAGTCATAGGGGAAACGGATTTTACAGGAACGATCACACACTTCGTCCCTGATCCGGAGATTTTCACTGAAACACGGGAGTACGACTTCGAGGTATTGGCAAACCGTTTAAGAGAGCTTGCATTCTTGAACCGTGGACTGAAAATCATTGCTGAGGATAAGCGTGAAGAAGAACCGGTGGAACATGTGTACCATTACGAAGGCGGAATAAAATCTTACGTGGAACACATCAACCGTACGAAGGAATCCCTTCATGAACCGATCTTTGTCGAAGGGATGAGGGATGATATTTCTGTGGAAATTGCTGTCCAATACAATGACAGCTTTGCAAGCAACCTTTATTCGTTTGCAAATAATATCAATACCCATGAAGGCGGAACCCATGAGTATGGCTTCAAGACCTCTTTAACCCGCGTCATCAATGATTATGCACGGAAGAACAACCTTCTCAAGGAAGATGGAAACTTATCTGGGGACGATGTTCGTGAAGGACTTACAGCAATCATTTCCATCAAGCATCCTGATCCACAATTTGAAGGTCAGACGAAAACGAAGCTTGGAAATGCTGAAGCGCGGACTGTTACTGAGTCTGTTTTCGGGGAAAAGTTCTCCCAATTCCTTTATGAAAACCCGACTGTGGCGAAACAGATTGTAGAAAAAGGAAGCATGGCACTGCGTGCACGTCTTGCAGCAAAGAAAGCCCGTGAATTGACTCGCCGCAAAAGTGCACTTGAAGTTTCTTCATTACCAGGAAAATTAGCGGATTGTTCATCGAAAGACGCTTCCATTTCCGAATTGTATATCGTTGAGGGTGACTCCGCAGGTGGTTCCGCAAAACAAGGGCGCGATCGTCATTTCCAAGCGATCCTTCCTTTGCGTGGAAAGATCATCAACGTAGAGAAAGCAAGATTGGATAAGATATTATCAAATAACGAAATCCGTGCAATCATTACGGCTCTTGGAACAGGGATTGGAGAAGATTTTGATCTAACCAGAGCACGTTATCACAAGATCATTATCATGACGGATGCAGACACGGATGGTGCACATATCCGGACGCTGTTGCTTACGTTCTTCTATCGTTATATGCGTCCATTGATTGAACAAGGATATGTCTATATCGCACAGCCGCCGTTATATAAGATCCAACAGGGCAAAAAAGTGGTCTATGCCTATAACGATAAGGAAAAAGATCGCGTATTGAATGAAATCTCCAAATCGCCGAAACCTTCCTTGCAGCGTTATAAAGGTCTTGGAGAAATGAACCCGACCCAGCTATGGGAAACGACCATGAATCCTGAGGAGCGGACAACCCTTCAAGTCGAGTTGCAAGATGCTATTGAAGCGGACGAGATCTTTGAGATCTTGATGGGTGATAAGGTTGAGCCACGCCGTGATTTCATACAAGAGAACGCACAATACGTGAAAAACCTTGATGTATAGACGCAACAGGTGATCAAAGAAACCATGTTAGAAATGAAGTGTAATTGGAGGTAATCGGGAATGGCCGATATCGAACAATCTCGAAAGAAAGAAATCAATATAAGCGATGAAATAAGAACATCGTTCATGGATTACGCGATGAGCGTTATTGTCAGCCGTGCT includes:
- the dnaA gene encoding chromosomal replication initiator protein DnaA, whose protein sequence is MENITDLWNKALAEIETKLSKPSFETWLKSTTAHSLQDDTLIITAPNEFARDWLESRYSNLISETLDTITGTKLAVKFIIPQNQTQEELDLDQAAKKKAKVEVEASDENITQSMLNPKYTFDTFVIGSGNRFAHAASLAVAEAPAKAYNPLFIYGGVGLGKTHLMHAIGHYVIDHKPSAKVVYLSSEKFTNEFINSIRDNKTVDFRNKFRNVDVLLIDDIQFLAGKEQTQEEFFHTFNALHEESKQIVISSDRPPKEIPTLEDRLRSRFEWGLITDITPPDLETRIAILRKKAKAEGLDIPNEVMLYIANQIDTNIRELEGALIRVVAYSSLINQDMNADLAAEALKDIIPSSKPRTLTIHDIQEMVGEQFNVRLEDFKAKKRTKSVAFPRQIAMYLSREMTDFSLPKIGEEFGGRDHTTVIHAHEKISKLLATDQHFQNKIKEIRDLLKN
- the dnaN gene encoding DNA polymerase III subunit beta — protein: MKFVMNRDQLVDSVQDVMKAVSTRTTIPILTGIKIEAHEDGVTLTGSDSDISIERFIPAEEDGYEHVEVEKPGSIVLQARFFSEIVKKLPDSKIELEVSERFATRIRSGSSEFNLNGLDPQEYPRLPEVQENNKFSVQADLLKTLIRQTVFAVSTSETRPILTGVNWHIENGELNCVATDSHRLASRVATVEATSEELEFSNVVIPGKSLTELSKILDDSSELIDIVLTESQVLFKAKNILFFSRLLDGNYPDTSKLIPNESKTEMVISSKEFLQAIDRASLLAKEGRNNVVKLSTLDDGEIEISSNSPEIGRVFEHVSTESFEGDELKISFSAKYMMDALKAMDCSEVHIQFTGAMRPFVLTPLEEKTIKQLILPVRTY
- the yaaA gene encoding S4 domain-containing protein YaaA — encoded protein: MEIKINTEFITLGQLLKQADVIQSGGMVKWYLAEHDVFVNDEPEQRRGRKLYEGDTVSIPDTGTFVVTR
- the recF gene encoding DNA replication/repair protein RecF, which produces MHLKELQLKNYRNYESEEVSFQDNVNVFIGENAQGKTNIMEAIYVLGFAKSHRTPRDKELIRWDCEYGKIEGRVQKRNGPLSLQIVISQKGKKAKYNHIEQRRLTDYIGSLNIVMFAPEDLNLVKGSPQVRRRFIDMEIGQISPVYLHHLSQYQKILQQRNHLLRDLARRRKNEQEVMLDILTEQLVEHAAKIVSKRYEFLEMLQEWASPIHSGITKGNESLEIEYKSSVQVSESTDMTKMIEEYNQKFTKIKEKEIDRGTTMAGPHRDDLLLYVNGKDVQTYGSQGQQRTTALSLKLAEIELIKSEVGEYPLLLLDDVLSELDDSRQSHLLNTIQGKVQTFVTTTSVDGIEHETLNDASLFNVEHGTATLIK
- the remB gene encoding extracellular matrix regulator RemB, which codes for MGENVVVQARDVVAIFDYEIAKGSEETKEFLDHHKSGDTLEVINPELIKSIVLTTEEVFLSPLSSVTLKRRARINQNFEKLLNG
- the gyrB gene encoding DNA topoisomerase (ATP-hydrolyzing) subunit B; translation: MSIDQGTEKQTYDESQIQVLEGLEAVRKRPGMYIGSTSKRGLHHLVWEIVDNSIDEALAGYCTEIRVTVEKDNSITVQDNGRGIPVGTHEKTGRPAVEVIMTVLHAGGKFGGGGYKVSGGLHGVGASVVNALSTELEVKVHRDGKVHYLQFHRGIPAADLKVIGETDFTGTITHFVPDPEIFTETREYDFEVLANRLRELAFLNRGLKIIAEDKREEEPVEHVYHYEGGIKSYVEHINRTKESLHEPIFVEGMRDDISVEIAVQYNDSFASNLYSFANNINTHEGGTHEYGFKTSLTRVINDYARKNNLLKEDGNLSGDDVREGLTAIISIKHPDPQFEGQTKTKLGNAEARTVTESVFGEKFSQFLYENPTVAKQIVEKGSMALRARLAAKKARELTRRKSALEVSSLPGKLADCSSKDASISELYIVEGDSAGGSAKQGRDRHFQAILPLRGKIINVEKARLDKILSNNEIRAIITALGTGIGEDFDLTRARYHKIIIMTDADTDGAHIRTLLLTFFYRYMRPLIEQGYVYIAQPPLYKIQQGKKVVYAYNDKEKDRVLNEISKSPKPSLQRYKGLGEMNPTQLWETTMNPEERTTLQVELQDAIEADEIFEILMGDKVEPRRDFIQENAQYVKNLDV